One window of Paenibacillus sp. FSL K6-3182 genomic DNA carries:
- the acsA gene encoding acetate--CoA ligase, whose translation MINLHQERIPATAQNSNLPNYEEAINSFEWSQIESQFSWYTTGKVNMAYEAIDRHVEQGKGDKIALYYSDSERDESYTFEQLSKQSNRFANVLRKLGISKGERVFIFMPRTPELYFSALGALKVGAVVGPLFEAFMETAVKDRLLDSEATAIITTPALLKRIKRDELPNLKHVIVFGKDLAKEENIVDFAEEMAAASDEAEIEWLEREDGLILHYTSGSTGKPKGVYHVQNAMIQHMYTGQIVLDLKENDIYWCTADPGWVTGTSYGIFAPWLNGATNVIRGGRFSPSDWYSVIQKYGVTVWYSAPTAFRMLMGAGDEISQQFDLTSLRHVLSVGEPLNPEVVRWGMKVYGQRIHDTWWMTETGGQLICNYPSMDIKPGSMGKPLPGVKAAIIDDSGNEVPPYRMGNLAIHVPWPSMMRKVWNNPSKYEEYFYLKGWYISGDSAYMDEDGYFWFQGRIDDVINTAGERVGPFEVESKLVEHPAVAEAGVIGKPDPMRGEIIKAFIALREGYVASDELKLEISQFVKVGLSAHAAPREIEFKDKLPKTRSGKIMRRVLKAWELNLPTGDLSTIED comes from the coding sequence ATGATCAACTTACATCAAGAACGAATTCCAGCGACTGCGCAAAATTCGAACTTACCGAATTATGAAGAAGCGATTAATTCCTTTGAATGGAGTCAAATCGAAAGTCAATTTAGCTGGTACACAACTGGAAAAGTAAATATGGCGTATGAGGCCATTGACCGTCATGTCGAGCAAGGAAAAGGCGATAAAATCGCCCTTTACTATAGCGATAGTGAGCGGGATGAATCCTACACCTTCGAACAACTGAGCAAACAATCCAATCGTTTTGCAAACGTCTTGCGCAAGCTTGGCATTTCCAAAGGCGAGCGTGTCTTCATCTTTATGCCGAGAACGCCTGAACTTTATTTTAGCGCGCTTGGTGCTTTGAAGGTCGGCGCGGTTGTTGGTCCGCTATTCGAAGCATTCATGGAGACAGCGGTAAAGGACAGACTTTTGGATAGCGAAGCTACTGCTATTATTACAACGCCTGCTCTTCTCAAAAGAATTAAGAGAGATGAGCTGCCGAATTTAAAGCATGTAATCGTATTCGGCAAGGATTTAGCGAAGGAAGAGAATATTGTTGATTTTGCAGAAGAGATGGCTGCAGCGTCCGACGAGGCTGAGATTGAATGGCTGGAGCGCGAGGATGGTCTCATTTTGCATTATACTTCCGGCTCAACCGGCAAACCAAAAGGTGTCTACCATGTACAAAATGCGATGATTCAGCATATGTATACGGGTCAAATAGTACTTGATTTGAAAGAAAACGATATATATTGGTGCACTGCAGATCCAGGCTGGGTTACTGGCACTTCTTATGGCATCTTTGCACCGTGGCTTAACGGCGCTACAAACGTCATACGAGGCGGACGCTTTAGCCCAAGCGATTGGTATAGCGTCATTCAGAAATACGGCGTTACGGTATGGTATAGCGCACCTACGGCATTCCGTATGTTAATGGGTGCAGGTGACGAAATATCACAGCAATTTGATCTTACAAGCTTGCGGCATGTTCTAAGCGTAGGCGAGCCGCTTAACCCAGAGGTCGTAAGATGGGGAATGAAGGTTTACGGCCAACGCATTCATGATACATGGTGGATGACGGAGACAGGCGGCCAATTGATTTGCAACTATCCAAGTATGGATATTAAGCCAGGATCGATGGGCAAGCCGTTGCCAGGCGTGAAAGCTGCTATTATCGATGATAGCGGCAATGAGGTGCCTCCATATCGTATGGGCAATTTAGCAATACATGTGCCTTGGCCATCCATGATGCGCAAGGTATGGAATAATCCTTCTAAGTATGAGGAATATTTTTATCTTAAAGGCTGGTATATCTCTGGAGATTCCGCCTATATGGACGAAGATGGCTACTTCTGGTTCCAAGGCCGTATCGATGATGTAATCAATACAGCAGGCGAGAGAGTAGGCCCGTTTGAGGTTGAGAGCAAGCTGGTTGAGCATCCGGCTGTAGCAGAAGCGGGCGTCATCGGCAAACCAGATCCGATGCGTGGAGAAATCATTAAAGCTTTTATTGCGCTCCGTGAAGGCTATGTGGCCTCGGATGAACTGAAGCTTGAGATTTCACAATTCGTAAAAGTAGGTTTATCCGCCCATGCGGCACCAAGAGAAATTGAGTTTAAGGATAAGCTTCCCAAAACACGAAGCGGCAAAATTATGCGTCGTGTGCTGAAAGCGTGGGAGCTGAACCTGCCAACGGGCGATTTGTCCACAATTGAAGACTAA
- a CDS encoding GNAT family N-acetyltransferase codes for MEHRKRLQREQLVLDASRELILEGPVPPDQLANMTMHKSLDAFRRPNEQHVALVEIAGLEEGRIILAREGSVIVGYVTFHYADELERWSEGGMTDLIELGAIEVADDYRGLGLGKRMIQLAFAEEQLENMIVFTTEYYWHWDLEGTKLNVWDYRKMMEKLMQSVGMIWYATDDPEICSHPANCLMVRIGTEVPLSSVEHFDTVRFRQRFMY; via the coding sequence TTGGAACATCGAAAGCGTTTGCAGCGAGAGCAGCTCGTTTTGGACGCAAGTCGTGAACTTATTTTGGAAGGACCAGTACCGCCCGATCAGTTAGCCAACATGACGATGCACAAATCGCTGGATGCATTCCGCAGACCAAACGAGCAGCATGTTGCGCTAGTTGAAATTGCCGGCCTAGAAGAAGGAAGAATTATTTTAGCGCGTGAAGGCTCGGTTATCGTTGGATACGTTACCTTCCACTATGCAGACGAGCTTGAGCGCTGGTCAGAAGGCGGAATGACGGATTTAATCGAGCTCGGCGCCATCGAGGTTGCAGATGATTATCGCGGCCTTGGCTTAGGAAAACGAATGATTCAGCTCGCCTTCGCCGAGGAGCAATTAGAAAATATGATTGTATTTACGACAGAGTATTATTGGCATTGGGATCTTGAGGGCACGAAGCTAAATGTGTGGGATTATCGTAAAATGATGGAAAAATTGATGCAATCCGTCGGAATGATTTGGTACGCCACAGATGACCCCGAAATTTGCTCCCATCCCGCGAATTGTCTTATGGTGCGTATCGGCACAGAGGTCCCGCTAAGCTCGGTAGAACATTTTGACACAGTACGTTTTCGGCAGCGCTTTATGTATTAA
- a CDS encoding acetoin utilization protein AcuC, which produces MASDSIFIYHSDTSGYKFGEEHPFDPLRLALTIDLLKEVDALYDEDIQPPAVYSEDELLSLVHRTDYLDAVKQLSEAEINDNSVLAQQFGLHTEDTPYFPGMHKAAMSIVRGSVTAAELVMTGQAKHAYHLAGGLHHAFPDRASGFCVYNDAAVAIKHIRQTYGAKVLYIDTDVHHGDGVQWVFYDDPDVCTYSIHETGKFLFPGTGYVHEKGTDHGFGACFNVPLEPYTEDESWLESFNITLRKIISAFKPDVIISQHGCDAHAFDPLSHIHCSMRIYAQIPAIIHELAHTYTDGRWIALGGGGYDIFRVVPRAWSLVWLTMIDHPIAHAIAAGEEARLPDRWLSHWESISPHKLPTHWMDDPEDIEPMPRRIEITNKNRMMQQIVIQDL; this is translated from the coding sequence ATGGCTTCTGACTCTATTTTCATCTATCATTCGGATACTAGCGGATATAAATTCGGTGAGGAGCATCCTTTCGATCCGCTGCGGCTTGCTCTAACGATCGATCTGCTCAAAGAAGTTGATGCTTTGTATGATGAGGATATCCAGCCTCCTGCAGTGTATTCCGAGGATGAGCTGTTGTCACTCGTCCATAGAACCGACTATTTGGACGCTGTTAAACAATTGAGTGAAGCCGAAATCAATGATAACAGCGTACTTGCACAGCAGTTTGGACTACATACAGAAGACACTCCTTATTTCCCTGGCATGCACAAGGCAGCTATGTCCATCGTCAGAGGCTCTGTGACGGCCGCTGAGCTTGTTATGACGGGCCAAGCCAAGCATGCCTACCATCTTGCCGGAGGATTGCATCACGCCTTCCCTGACCGCGCCTCAGGCTTCTGTGTTTATAATGATGCAGCAGTCGCTATTAAGCATATCCGTCAAACGTATGGTGCAAAAGTGCTTTATATTGATACGGATGTCCATCACGGGGACGGTGTTCAGTGGGTTTTCTATGACGATCCAGACGTATGCACCTATTCGATCCATGAAACGGGAAAATTTTTGTTTCCAGGTACAGGCTACGTGCACGAAAAAGGCACAGATCATGGTTTTGGCGCTTGCTTTAACGTGCCGTTAGAACCGTACACAGAGGATGAATCCTGGCTGGAGAGCTTTAATATTACGTTGCGCAAAATCATTTCGGCCTTCAAACCAGATGTCATTATTAGTCAGCACGGCTGCGATGCTCATGCCTTTGACCCGCTCTCTCACATTCATTGCAGCATGCGTATATATGCTCAAATCCCTGCTATCATACATGAATTAGCCCATACCTATACCGATGGCCGCTGGATTGCGTTAGGCGGCGGCGGTTATGATATTTTCCGCGTCGTTCCACGAGCTTGGTCTTTAGTATGGCTTACAATGATTGATCACCCTATTGCACATGCGATTGCAGCTGGTGAAGAAGCTAGGCTTCCAGATCGCTGGTTGAGCCATTGGGAATCCATTAGCCCTCACAAGCTCCCTACGCATTGGATGGACGATCCCGAAGATATTGAGCCTATGCCTAGACGAATCGAAATTACGAACAAAAACAGAATGATGCAGCAGATCGTTATTCAAGATCTGTAA